The following coding sequences lie in one Motilibacter peucedani genomic window:
- the fusA gene encoding elongation factor G — translation MATDLRTTGLAQVRNIGIMAHIDAGKTTTTERILFYTGINYKIGEVHEGAATMDWMEQEQERGITITSAATTCTWDNHTINIIDTPGHVDFTVEVERSLRVLDGAVAVFDGVAGVEPQSETVWRQADRYGVPRICFVNKLDRTGAEFHRCVDMIVDRLGATPLVLQIPVGSEGGFRGVIDLIAMKALLWSEEASKGEMYDTVEIPASHTEAAQEWHDKLVETLAENDDTVMEQYLEGNEPTEDEIIAAVRRATIASKITPVLCGSAFKNKGVQPMLDAVVRYLPSPLDVGAVEGHAVGNEDEVISREPDDKAPLSALAFKIMSDPHLGKLTYIRVYSGTLDTSTQVLNSTKGNKERIGKIYRMHANKKEAIDTLTAGHIGAVMGLKNTTTGDTLCATDAPVILESMNFPAPVISVAVEPKSKGDQEKLGVAIQRLAEEDPTFVVRTDEETGQTILAGMGELHLEVLVDRMRREFNVEANIGKPQVAYRETIRKTIDRYDYTHKKQTGGSGQFAKIQIALAPTGGADGGYEFENKVTGGRIPREYIPSVDAGAQEAMELGILAGYPMVDVKVTLLDGGYHEVDSSEMAFKIAGSMAFKEAARKADPVLLEPMMAVEVITPEDYMGEVIGDLNSRRGQIQAMEERSGARAVKALVPLSEMFGYVGDLRSKTQGRASYSMQFDSYAEVPRNVAEEIVKKVRGE, via the coding sequence ATGGCGACCGACCTGCGCACCACCGGCCTGGCCCAGGTCCGCAACATCGGGATCATGGCCCACATCGACGCGGGCAAGACCACGACCACCGAGCGGATCCTGTTCTACACGGGCATCAACTACAAGATCGGTGAAGTCCACGAGGGCGCGGCGACGATGGACTGGATGGAGCAGGAGCAGGAGCGTGGCATCACGATCACGTCCGCTGCGACCACCTGCACGTGGGACAACCACACCATCAACATCATCGACACGCCGGGCCACGTCGACTTCACCGTCGAGGTGGAGCGCTCGCTGCGCGTCCTCGACGGCGCCGTCGCCGTGTTCGACGGTGTGGCCGGCGTCGAGCCGCAGTCCGAGACCGTGTGGCGCCAGGCCGACCGCTACGGCGTGCCGCGCATCTGCTTCGTCAACAAGCTCGACCGCACCGGTGCCGAGTTCCACCGCTGCGTCGACATGATCGTGGACCGCCTCGGTGCCACCCCCCTGGTGCTGCAGATCCCGGTCGGGTCCGAGGGCGGCTTCCGCGGCGTCATCGACCTCATCGCCATGAAGGCCCTGCTCTGGAGCGAAGAGGCCAGCAAGGGCGAGATGTACGACACGGTCGAGATCCCCGCGTCGCACACCGAGGCGGCGCAGGAGTGGCACGACAAGCTCGTCGAGACCCTCGCCGAGAACGACGACACGGTGATGGAGCAGTACCTCGAGGGCAACGAGCCCACCGAGGACGAGATCATCGCCGCGGTCCGCCGCGCGACGATCGCCAGCAAGATCACCCCGGTGCTCTGCGGCTCCGCGTTCAAGAACAAGGGCGTCCAGCCCATGCTCGACGCGGTCGTGCGCTACCTGCCCTCCCCGCTGGACGTCGGTGCCGTCGAGGGCCACGCCGTGGGCAACGAGGACGAGGTCATCTCCCGCGAGCCCGACGACAAGGCCCCGCTGTCCGCCCTCGCGTTCAAGATCATGAGCGATCCGCACCTCGGCAAGCTCACCTACATCCGGGTCTACTCCGGCACCCTGGACACGAGCACCCAGGTGCTCAACAGCACCAAGGGCAACAAGGAGCGCATCGGCAAGATCTACCGGATGCACGCGAACAAGAAGGAGGCCATCGACACCCTGACCGCCGGCCACATCGGCGCGGTCATGGGCCTGAAGAACACGACGACCGGTGACACGCTCTGCGCCACCGACGCCCCCGTGATCCTCGAGTCGATGAACTTCCCCGCGCCGGTCATCTCGGTCGCCGTCGAGCCCAAGTCCAAGGGCGACCAGGAGAAGCTCGGCGTCGCGATCCAGCGCCTCGCCGAGGAGGACCCGACGTTCGTGGTCCGCACCGACGAGGAGACCGGCCAGACGATCCTCGCCGGCATGGGCGAGCTGCACCTCGAGGTGCTGGTCGACCGCATGCGCCGCGAGTTCAACGTCGAGGCCAACATCGGCAAGCCGCAGGTCGCCTACCGCGAGACGATCCGCAAGACGATCGACCGCTACGACTACACCCACAAGAAGCAGACCGGCGGTTCCGGCCAGTTCGCGAAGATCCAGATCGCGCTGGCCCCGACCGGCGGCGCCGACGGCGGCTACGAGTTCGAGAACAAGGTCACCGGCGGCCGCATCCCGCGCGAGTACATCCCCTCGGTCGACGCGGGCGCCCAGGAGGCCATGGAGCTCGGCATCCTCGCCGGCTACCCCATGGTCGACGTCAAGGTGACCCTGCTCGACGGCGGCTACCACGAGGTCGACTCCTCCGAGATGGCGTTCAAGATCGCCGGCTCGATGGCGTTCAAGGAGGCGGCCCGCAAGGCCGACCCGGTGCTGCTCGAGCCGATGATGGCCGTCGAGGTGATCACGCCCGAGGACTACATGGGCGAGGTCATCGGTGACCTGAACTCCCGCCGTGGTCAGATCCAGGCCATGGAGGAGCGCTCCGGCGCGCGTGCCGTGAAGGCCCTCGTGCCGCTGTCGGAGATGTTCGGCTACGTCGGCGACCTGCGCAGCAAGACGCAGGGCCGCGCGAGCTACTCCATGCAGTTCGACTCCTACGCCGAGGTCCCGCGCAACGTGGCCGAGGAGATCGTCAAGAAGGTCCGCGGCGAGTAG
- a CDS encoding DNA-directed RNA polymerase subunit beta' translates to MLDVNFFDELRIGLATADDIRTWSHGEVKKPETINYRTLKPEKDGLFCEKIFGPTRDWECYCGKYKRVRFKGIICERCGVEVTRAKVRRERMGHIELAAPVTHIWYFKGVPSRLGYLLDLAPKDLEKIIYFAAYMITFVDEERRHQDLPSLEAQIGVERSQLEQRRDSDVEARQRKLEEDLAALEAEGAKSDARRKVREGAEREMKQLRDRAQREIDRLNDVWDRFKGLKIQDLEGDEMLYREMRDRFGEYFDGGMGAAAIQARLKSFDLDAEAEKLREIIRTGKGQKKTRALKRLKVVSAFLNTTNSPNGMVLDCIPVIPPDLRPMVQLDGGRFATSDLNDLYRRVINRNNRLKRLLDLGAPEIIVNNEKRMLQEAVDALFDNGRRGRPVTGPGNRPLKSLSDMLKGKQGRFRQNLLGKRVDYSGRSVIVVGPQLKLHQCGLPKQMALELFKPFVMKRLVDLNHAQNIKSAKRMVERARPVVWDVLEEVITEHPVMLNRAPTLHRLGIQAFEPQLVEGKAIQIHPLVCTAFNADFDGDQMAVHLPLSAEAQAEARILMLSSNNILSPAHGRPITAPTQDMVLGIYFLTSLREGAPGEGRVFGSVSEAVMAYDQRSLSLQAKVRIRLDSIVPPAGFATPEGWEPGAPFLLETTLGRALFNEALPEDYPFVDAIVDKKVLSGIVNDLAERYPKVQVAATLDALKAAGFHWSTRSGVTISIEDVVTPKEKQSILDTHEQRAEKVQGQYERGLITDDERRQELINIWTEATNKVAEAMQQSFPLHNTVFMMVNSGARGNWMQVRQIAGMRGLVANPKGEIIPRPIKANFREGLSVLEYFIATHGARKGLADTALRTADSGYLTRRLVDVSQDVIIREEDCGTDRGIVMLIGEPKADGTGLVRAENVETSVYARTLAEAALDANGVEVAPAGADLGDVVIGNLIAAGIDRIKVRSVLTCDSKVGTCAMCYGRSLAAGHLVDVGEAVGIIAAQSIGEPGTQLTMRTFHTGGVAGDDITHGLPRVVELFEARTPKGVAPIAEASGRVAVEDSDKQRKLVITPDDGSEELAYPVSKRSRLLVADGDHVTVGQKLIQGAVDPKQVLRILGPRQVQIHLVEQVQEVYRSQGVSIHDKHIEVIVRQMLKRVTIIESGDAELLPGELVERGRFEEENRRVLAEGGQTASGRPELMGITKASLATESWLSAASFQETTRVLTTAAMEAKSDPLLGLKENVIIGKLIPAGTGLPRYRNIRVEPTEEAKAAMYALPGYEELDYSAFGQGSGQAVPLEDYDYGPFRG, encoded by the coding sequence GTGCTCGACGTCAACTTCTTCGACGAGCTGCGCATCGGCCTGGCCACTGCGGACGACATCCGCACGTGGAGCCACGGCGAGGTGAAGAAGCCCGAGACCATCAACTACCGGACTCTCAAGCCTGAGAAGGACGGTCTGTTCTGCGAGAAGATCTTCGGTCCCACCCGGGACTGGGAGTGCTACTGCGGCAAGTACAAGCGCGTCCGCTTCAAGGGCATCATCTGCGAGCGCTGCGGCGTCGAGGTCACGCGCGCCAAGGTGCGCCGTGAGCGCATGGGCCACATCGAGCTCGCCGCGCCCGTCACGCACATCTGGTACTTCAAGGGCGTCCCGAGCCGGCTGGGCTACCTGCTCGACCTGGCCCCCAAGGACCTCGAGAAGATCATCTACTTCGCGGCCTACATGATCACGTTCGTCGACGAGGAGCGCCGCCACCAGGACCTGCCCTCGCTCGAGGCGCAGATCGGCGTGGAGCGCAGCCAGCTCGAGCAGCGTCGCGACTCCGACGTCGAGGCACGCCAGCGCAAGCTGGAGGAGGACCTCGCGGCCCTCGAGGCCGAGGGCGCCAAGTCCGACGCGCGCCGCAAGGTCCGCGAGGGCGCCGAGCGCGAGATGAAGCAGCTGCGCGACCGCGCGCAGCGCGAGATCGACCGCCTCAACGACGTCTGGGACCGCTTCAAGGGCCTGAAGATCCAGGACCTCGAGGGCGACGAGATGCTCTACCGCGAGATGCGCGACCGCTTCGGCGAGTACTTCGACGGCGGCATGGGCGCTGCGGCGATCCAGGCCCGCCTGAAGTCCTTCGACCTCGACGCCGAGGCGGAGAAGCTGCGGGAGATCATCCGCACCGGCAAGGGCCAGAAGAAGACCCGTGCGCTCAAGCGCCTCAAGGTCGTCAGCGCGTTCCTCAACACGACGAACTCGCCCAACGGCATGGTGCTCGACTGCATCCCGGTCATCCCGCCGGACCTGCGCCCGATGGTCCAGCTCGACGGCGGCCGCTTCGCCACCAGCGACCTGAACGACCTCTACCGCCGCGTCATCAACCGCAACAACCGGTTGAAGCGCCTGCTCGACCTCGGCGCGCCCGAGATCATCGTCAACAACGAGAAGCGCATGCTGCAGGAGGCCGTCGACGCGCTGTTCGACAACGGCCGCCGCGGCCGGCCGGTGACGGGCCCGGGCAACCGGCCCCTGAAGTCGCTGTCCGACATGCTCAAGGGCAAGCAGGGCCGGTTCCGCCAGAACCTGCTCGGCAAGCGCGTCGACTACTCCGGCCGCTCGGTCATCGTGGTCGGCCCGCAGCTCAAGCTGCACCAGTGCGGCCTGCCCAAGCAGATGGCGCTCGAGCTCTTCAAGCCCTTCGTCATGAAGCGGCTGGTCGACCTCAACCACGCCCAGAACATCAAGTCGGCCAAGCGCATGGTCGAGCGTGCCCGTCCGGTCGTGTGGGACGTCCTCGAAGAGGTCATCACCGAGCACCCGGTCATGCTCAACCGCGCGCCGACGCTGCACCGCCTGGGCATCCAGGCCTTCGAGCCGCAGCTGGTCGAGGGCAAGGCCATCCAGATCCACCCGCTGGTCTGCACCGCCTTCAACGCCGACTTCGACGGCGACCAGATGGCGGTCCACCTCCCGCTGTCGGCGGAGGCGCAGGCCGAGGCCCGGATCCTCATGCTGTCGAGCAACAACATCCTGAGCCCGGCGCACGGTCGTCCGATCACCGCGCCGACCCAGGACATGGTGCTGGGCATCTACTTCCTCACCTCGCTGCGCGAGGGAGCACCGGGCGAGGGCCGCGTCTTCGGCTCGGTGTCGGAGGCCGTCATGGCCTACGACCAGCGCAGCCTCTCGCTGCAGGCGAAGGTCCGCATCCGGCTCGACTCGATCGTGCCGCCGGCGGGCTTCGCGACCCCCGAGGGCTGGGAGCCGGGTGCTCCGTTCCTGCTCGAGACGACCCTGGGCCGCGCGCTGTTCAACGAGGCGCTGCCCGAGGACTACCCCTTCGTCGACGCGATCGTCGACAAGAAGGTGCTCTCGGGGATCGTCAACGACCTCGCCGAGCGCTACCCGAAGGTCCAGGTCGCTGCGACGCTCGACGCCCTCAAGGCGGCCGGCTTCCACTGGTCGACCCGTTCGGGCGTGACGATCTCCATCGAGGACGTCGTCACCCCCAAGGAGAAGCAGAGCATCCTCGACACCCACGAGCAGCGCGCGGAGAAGGTGCAGGGCCAGTACGAGCGCGGCCTGATCACCGACGACGAGCGCCGCCAGGAGCTCATCAACATCTGGACCGAGGCGACGAACAAGGTCGCCGAGGCCATGCAGCAGTCGTTCCCGCTGCACAACACGGTGTTCATGATGGTCAACTCGGGCGCCCGAGGGAACTGGATGCAGGTCCGCCAGATCGCCGGCATGCGCGGCCTGGTGGCCAACCCGAAGGGCGAGATCATCCCGCGCCCGATCAAGGCGAACTTCCGCGAGGGCCTCTCGGTCCTCGAGTACTTCATCGCCACCCACGGCGCCCGCAAGGGCCTCGCGGACACCGCCCTGCGCACCGCCGACTCGGGCTACCTGACCCGTCGTCTGGTCGACGTCTCGCAGGACGTGATCATCCGCGAGGAGGACTGCGGCACCGACCGCGGCATCGTCATGCTGATCGGCGAGCCGAAGGCCGACGGCACGGGGCTGGTGCGGGCCGAGAACGTCGAGACCAGCGTCTACGCGCGCACCCTCGCCGAGGCGGCGCTCGACGCGAACGGTGTCGAGGTGGCGCCGGCCGGCGCCGACCTCGGCGACGTGGTCATCGGCAACCTGATCGCGGCCGGCATCGACCGCATCAAGGTGCGCTCGGTCCTGACCTGCGACAGCAAGGTCGGCACCTGCGCGATGTGCTACGGACGCTCGCTCGCGGCCGGGCACCTGGTCGACGTCGGCGAGGCGGTCGGCATCATCGCCGCCCAGTCGATCGGCGAGCCGGGCACCCAGCTCACGATGCGTACGTTCCACACCGGCGGCGTCGCGGGTGACGACATCACCCACGGCCTCCCGCGCGTGGTCGAGCTGTTCGAGGCGCGCACGCCCAAGGGCGTCGCGCCGATCGCCGAGGCCTCCGGACGGGTGGCGGTCGAGGACAGCGACAAGCAGCGCAAGCTGGTCATCACCCCGGACGACGGCTCCGAGGAGCTGGCCTACCCGGTCTCGAAGCGCTCGCGGCTGCTCGTCGCCGACGGCGACCACGTCACGGTGGGCCAGAAGCTCATCCAGGGCGCGGTCGACCCGAAGCAGGTGCTGCGCATCCTCGGCCCGCGCCAGGTGCAGATCCACCTGGTCGAGCAGGTCCAGGAGGTCTACCGCTCGCAGGGCGTGTCGATCCACGACAAGCACATCGAGGTGATCGTCCGCCAGATGCTCAAGCGGGTCACGATCATCGAGTCCGGCGACGCCGAGCTGCTGCCCGGCGAGCTGGTCGAGCGCGGCCGCTTCGAGGAGGAGAACCGTCGGGTGCTCGCCGAGGGCGGCCAGACGGCCTCGGGTCGTCCCGAGCTGATGGGCATCACGAAGGCCTCGCTGGCGACCGAGTCGTGGCTCTCGGCGGCCTCCTTCCAGGAGACCACCCGCGTGCTCACGACCGCCGCCATGGAGGCCAAGAGCGACCCGCTGCTCGGCCTCAAGGAGAACGTCATCATCGGCAAGCTCATCCCGGCCGGTACGGGCCTGCCCCGCTACCGCAACATCCGGGTGGAGCCCACCGAGGAGGCGAAGGCGGCGATGTACGCGCTGCCCGGCTACGAGGAGCTCGACTACTCGGCGTTCGGCCAGGGCTCCGGCCAGGCCGTGCCGCTCGAGGACTACGACTACGGCCCGTTCCGCGGCTAG
- the tuf gene encoding elongation factor Tu — protein sequence MAKAKFERTKPHVNIGTIGHIDHGKTTLTAAITKVLHDRYPDVNPFTPFDQIDKAPEERQRGITISIAHVEYQTEARHYAHVDCPGHADYIKNMITGAAQMDGAILVVAATDGPMPQTKEHVLLARQVGVPAIVVALNKSDMVDDEEILELVELEVRELLSEYEFPGDDLPVVRVSALKALEGDQEWADKLMELMDAVDTAIPQPEREVDKPFLMPVEDVFTITGRGTVVTGRIERGVVKVNETVDIVGIHETKQTTTVTGIEMFRKLLDEGQAGENVGLLLRGIKREDVERGQVVIKPGTTTPHTDFEANVYILSKDEGGRHTPFFNNYRPQFYFRTTDVTGVVTLPEGTEMVMPGDNTEMTVALIHPIAMEDGLRFAIREGGRTVGAGRVTKINK from the coding sequence GTGGCGAAGGCGAAGTTCGAGCGGACCAAGCCGCACGTCAACATCGGGACGATCGGGCACATCGACCACGGGAAGACGACGCTCACCGCGGCGATCACCAAGGTCCTGCACGACCGCTACCCGGACGTCAACCCCTTCACGCCGTTCGACCAGATCGACAAGGCGCCCGAGGAGCGGCAGCGCGGCATCACGATCTCGATCGCGCACGTCGAGTACCAGACCGAGGCGCGCCACTACGCGCACGTCGACTGCCCCGGTCACGCCGACTACATCAAGAACATGATCACCGGCGCGGCCCAGATGGACGGCGCGATCCTCGTGGTCGCGGCGACCGACGGCCCGATGCCGCAGACGAAGGAGCACGTGCTCCTGGCCCGCCAGGTCGGCGTGCCCGCGATCGTCGTGGCCCTCAACAAGTCCGACATGGTCGACGACGAGGAGATCCTGGAGCTCGTCGAGCTCGAGGTCCGCGAGCTGCTCTCCGAGTACGAGTTCCCGGGCGACGACCTGCCGGTCGTGCGCGTCTCGGCCCTCAAGGCGCTCGAGGGCGACCAGGAGTGGGCCGACAAGCTCATGGAGCTGATGGACGCGGTCGACACCGCGATCCCGCAGCCCGAGCGCGAGGTCGACAAGCCGTTCCTCATGCCCGTCGAGGACGTCTTCACGATCACCGGCCGCGGCACCGTCGTGACCGGACGCATCGAGCGCGGCGTCGTCAAGGTCAACGAGACCGTCGACATCGTCGGCATCCACGAGACCAAGCAGACGACGACCGTCACCGGCATCGAGATGTTCCGCAAGCTGCTCGACGAGGGCCAGGCGGGCGAGAACGTCGGCCTGCTCCTCCGCGGCATCAAGCGCGAGGACGTCGAGCGCGGCCAGGTCGTCATCAAGCCGGGCACGACCACCCCGCACACCGACTTCGAGGCGAACGTCTACATCCTCTCGAAGGACGAGGGCGGCCGGCACACGCCGTTCTTCAACAACTACCGCCCGCAGTTCTACTTCCGCACGACCGACGTGACCGGCGTCGTGACCCTCCCCGAGGGCACCGAGATGGTCATGCCGGGCGACAACACGGAGATGACGGTGGCCCTCATCCACCCCATCGCCATGGAGGACGGCCTGCGCTTCGCCATCCGCGAGGGTGGCCGCACCGTCGGTGCGGGTCGCGTCACCAAGATCAACAAGTAG
- the rpsG gene encoding 30S ribosomal protein S7 — protein sequence MPRKGPAPKRPLVVDPVYGSPLVTQLVNKVLQSGKKSIAEQIVYGALEGARERSGADPVVTLRRALDNVKPTLEVRSRRVGGATYQVPVEVRPGRSTTLALRWLVGYSKGRREKTMTERLMNELLDASNGLGASVKRREDTHKMAESNKAFAHYRW from the coding sequence ATGCCCCGCAAGGGACCTGCACCCAAGCGACCCCTCGTCGTCGACCCGGTCTACGGCTCGCCGCTGGTGACCCAGCTCGTCAACAAGGTGCTCCAGAGCGGCAAGAAGTCGATCGCCGAGCAGATCGTCTACGGCGCCCTCGAGGGTGCCCGCGAGAGGTCCGGCGCCGACCCCGTGGTGACCCTGCGCCGCGCGCTCGACAACGTGAAGCCGACCCTCGAGGTCCGCAGCCGCCGTGTCGGTGGCGCGACCTACCAGGTGCCGGTCGAGGTCCGCCCGGGCCGCTCCACCACGCTGGCGCTGCGCTGGCTGGTGGGCTACTCCAAGGGCCGCCGCGAGAAGACGATGACCGAGCGGCTCATGAACGAGCTCCTCGACGCGAGCAACGGGCTCGGGGCGAGCGTCAAGCGCCGCGAGGACACCCACAAGATGGCCGAGAGCAACAAGGCCTTCGCGCACTACCGCTGGTAG
- the rpsL gene encoding 30S ribosomal protein S12, with translation MPTIQQLVRKGRQDKATKTKTPALKGSPQRRGVCTRVYTTTPKKPNSALRKVARVRLTSQMEVTAYIPGVGHNLQEHSIVLVRGGRVKDLPGVRYKIIRGSLDTQGVKNRKQARSRYGAKKEKS, from the coding sequence GTGCCCACGATTCAACAGCTGGTCCGCAAGGGCCGGCAGGACAAGGCCACGAAGACGAAGACGCCGGCGCTCAAGGGGAGCCCCCAGCGTCGCGGCGTCTGCACGCGCGTCTACACGACGACGCCGAAGAAGCCGAACTCTGCGCTGCGCAAGGTCGCCCGTGTGCGCCTGACCAGCCAGATGGAGGTCACGGCCTACATCCCCGGCGTCGGCCACAACCTGCAGGAGCACTCGATCGTGCTCGTGCGCGGCGGTCGTGTGAAGGACCTGCCGGGCGTCCGCTACAAGATCATCCGTGGGTCGCTCGACACGCAGGGTGTGAAGAACCGCAAGCAGGCTCGCAGCCGCTACGGCGCGAAGAAGGAGAAGAGCTGA
- a CDS encoding DUF4190 domain-containing protein, giving the protein MSDSGSTGGPWGSGEPAPEQPSYGSQPYGQPPYGQQQPSGQQQPYQPYGGQPYGAQQQYGAQPYGSQYGAQPFGQQYGQPYGYGYAAPQTEGTAVAALVCAIGSFVVCPVVPAVVALFLARSADAAIRASHGAKTGEGLAKAARIVAWANIVLAVLAVLALGGLLVLGLTLGDSSGTSVDYS; this is encoded by the coding sequence GTGAGCGACTCGGGCAGCACGGGCGGGCCCTGGGGGTCCGGGGAGCCGGCGCCCGAGCAGCCGTCCTACGGTTCCCAGCCCTACGGCCAGCCGCCGTACGGCCAGCAGCAGCCGTCCGGCCAGCAGCAGCCGTACCAGCCCTACGGCGGGCAGCCCTACGGTGCGCAGCAGCAGTACGGCGCGCAGCCGTACGGCTCGCAGTACGGTGCGCAGCCCTTCGGGCAGCAGTACGGCCAGCCGTACGGCTACGGGTACGCCGCGCCGCAGACCGAGGGCACCGCGGTCGCGGCGCTCGTGTGCGCGATCGGCTCGTTCGTGGTGTGCCCGGTCGTGCCGGCGGTCGTCGCGCTGTTCCTGGCCCGCAGCGCCGACGCGGCGATCCGCGCGTCGCACGGCGCCAAGACGGGGGAGGGGCTGGCCAAGGCCGCCCGCATCGTCGCCTGGGCCAACATCGTGCTCGCCGTGCTCGCGGTGCTCGCGCTGGGCGGGCTGCTGGTGCTGGGTCTCACCCTCGGGGACAGCTCGGGCACGAGCGTCGACTACAGCTGA